From Bacteroides uniformis:
ACAGACTGATGACTGCCTGCATGCTGCTGAAGGTGTCGGATACTTCTGCAAGCTGTGCGCTGAGGTAAGACTGCTCGGCAGACAAGACTTCCAGATAGGTCGACGTGCCTAAGTTAAACAATTCTTTTGTATCTGAGGCAGCTTGGCGGGCAGAATTTACTTGAATAGTGCGTGAAACGGCTTTGTCCTTCTCCATTTGATACAGGTGCAGGGCGTTGCTCACTTCATTTCCGGCATTCAGCAGGGCGGTTTGGAACTGAATCTTAGCCTGCTCCTCTTGTGCCTTGGCTTGTTTCAGACGGGCAATGTTGGCACCGCGATAGAACAAGGGTTGCGTCAGCGAACCGATGGCGGAAGCCAGCAGTTTACCCGGGTTGACGATACCTGCACCGGAGTTATTGGTCCAGCCTCCCGAACCGCTCAATGTAATCTGCGGGTAGAAAGCGGCACGGGCGCTGTTGGTATTATAGTAGCTGGCAGCCAGTGACATCTCGGCAGCTTTCACGTCCGGACGGTTGGATAGCAACTGCAAGGGGATACCTACTGAAAATTCCGTAGGAAGCTGTTGCTCTTCCAGTACACCGCGTGCGATGCTCTGTGCCGGTTGGTGCAACATCAGGCAGAGGGCGTTTTCGGTTTCGCGTATGCTCTGGCGTATGTCGGGCAGTGATGCCATGACTTGAGCGTAGGCAGTGCGGCTCTGCTCTACGGCAGCAGAAGTGGTTCCGTAGA
This genomic window contains:
- a CDS encoding TolC family protein is translated as MKKIICLMCATALLSSCHIYKSYDRPEDMTTAGLYRDTASVNDTLAADTANFGNLPWREVFTDPQLQTLIEQALTNNGDLRSAALNVKQAQAALMSARLAYAPMLALSPQGTVSSWDKGKATQIYSLPVTASWQVDLFGQLLNPKRQAKVSLKQTQFYEQAVQTQVIAGVANMYYTLLMLDRQLQITEGTVEILKKNLETVQAMKDAGIYGTTSAAVEQSRTAYAQVMASLPDIRQSIRETENALCLMLHQPAQSIARGVLEEQQLPTEFSVGIPLQLLSNRPDVKAAEMSLAASYYNTNSARAAFYPQITLSGSGGWTNNSGAGIVNPGKLLASAIGSLTQPLFYRGANIARLKQAKAQEEQAKIQFQTALLNAGNEVSNALHLYQMEKDKAVSRTIQVNSARQAASDTKELFNLGTSTYLEVLSAEQSYLSAQLAEVSDTFSSMQAVISLYQALGGGRE